A genomic stretch from Lathyrus oleraceus cultivar Zhongwan6 chromosome 2, CAAS_Psat_ZW6_1.0, whole genome shotgun sequence includes:
- the LOC127123673 gene encoding probable polyol transporter 6 — MSMEKETNGKGNENSFLNKHACACVLAATIISAIFGYITGVMAGALLFIKEELGITDMQVQLLAGILNVCALPACMVAGRTSDYIGRRYTIILSAIIFFLGSILMGYGPNFPILMIGRCIAGFGVGFALIITPVYSAEISSPSYRGFLTSLPDVSINAGFLFGYVSNFFLGKLSLRLGWRIMLAIPAIPSLGLIILMLKLVESPRWLVLQGRLDDARKVLLLISNSKEEAEQRLKEIKVAVGIDENCMQSIVHVPQKTRNGGGALKEMFHKPSPHVYKILFAAIGVHVFQQICGIEGILLYSPRVFERVGITEKSTLLLATVGIGISQTLFTLLSSFLLDRIGRRTLLLVSSGGVVVTWLGLSISSAIVESSKLGEEPLWAIVFIIVVMYILVAFVAIGIGPVTWVYSSEIFPLRLRAQGLGVCVAVNRVTNVAVVTSFISIYKTITLGGTFFMLVGINALAWWFYYSFLPETKGRSLEDMETIFGKDSKSEVQLKFESNNA; from the exons ATGTCTATGGAAAAAGAAACAAATGGGAAGGGAAATGAAAATTCTTTTCTCAACAAACATGCTTGTGCTTGCGTTTTGGCTGCTACTATTATCTCTGCAATATTTGGTTATA TTACAGGAGTAATGGCTGGTGCACTCTTATTCATCAAGGAAGAACTTGGAATCACTGACATGCAAGTGCAACTTCTAGCAGGAATCTTAAATGTGTGTGCATTACCAGCATGCATGGTAGCTGGAAGAACATCCGATTACATAGGTCGACGATACACCATCATTTTATCCGCGATAATCTTCTTCTTAGGCTCAATCTTAATGGGGTATGGACCAAATTTTCCAATCTTGATGATTGGAAGATGCATTGCAGGATTTGGTGTAGGGTTTGCACTTATTATAACACCGGTTTATAGCGCAGAAATTTCATCTCCTTCTTATAGAGGCTTTCTAACTTCTCTCCCAGACGTTTCCATCAACGCAG GTTTCTTATTTGGTTATGTCTCAAATTTTTTCCTTGGAAAATTGTCTTTAAGACTTGGATGGAGAATAATGCTAGCTATTCCTGCAATTCCTTCACTTGGATTGATAATTCTGATGTTAAAATTGGTAGAATCTCCGAGATGGTTAGTATTGCAAGGACGTTTAGATGATGCTAGAAAAGTTCTTTTACTAATATCCAATTCCAAAGAAGAAGCTGAACAAAGGTTAAAGGAAATAAAAGTTGCCGTTGGAATCGATGAAAATTGCATGCAAAGCATTGTTCATGTTCCACAGAAAACGCGTAACGGTGGAGGAGCTTTAAAGGAAATGTTTCATAAACCTTCACCGCATGTTTATAAGATACTATTTGCAGCTATTGGTGTTCATGTGTTCCAACAAATATGTGGAATTGAAGGTATTTTGTTATATAGTCCAAGAGTTTTTGAAAGAGTAGGAATCACGGAAAAAAGTACACTTCTTTTAGCGACGGTTGGTATCGGAATAAGCCAAACTTTATTCACATTGTTATCAAGTTTTTTGTTGGATAGAATTGGGAGAAGGACACTATTGTTGGTTAGTTCTGGAGGTGTGGTTGTGACTTGGTTAGGGTTGAGTATTTCTTCAGCTATAGTTGAAAGTTCTAAACTAGGAGAAGAACCATTATGGGCCATAgtttttattattgttgttatgTATATTTTGGTGGCTTTTGTTGCAATTGGAATTGGACCTGTGACATGGGTTTATAGCTCTGAGATATTTCCACTAAGGTTGAGAGCACAAGGTTTAGGGGTTTGTGTGGCTGTGAATAGAGTTACAAATGTGGCAGTGGTTACAAGTTTTATTTCAATTTATAAGACAATAACATTAGGTGGAACTTTCTTTATGCTTGTGGGGATTAATGCTTTGGCTTGGTGGTTTTACTATTCTTTCTTGCCTGAAACTAAAGGAAGATCATTAGAAGATATGGAGACTATCTTTGGGAAAGATTCTAAGAGTGAGGTGCAATTGAAGTTTGAAAGCAACAATGCATAG